From a region of the Verrucomicrobiales bacterium genome:
- a CDS encoding BON domain-containing protein — translation MKCSPNFLSLLASSSILLSTGLWTGCMTNASSDRTAEQNREDGTITTRVKAALATDPQYKYDGVIVSTFHSHVQLSGFVDSEAQKDQAGEITEKVAGVKKVDNKISLKKPTQ, via the coding sequence ATGAAATGCTCCCCCAATTTTCTCTCCCTTCTAGCCAGTTCCAGTATCCTCCTGAGCACCGGGCTCTGGACCGGTTGCATGACCAATGCGAGCAGCGATCGAACAGCCGAGCAAAACCGCGAAGACGGCACCATCACCACTCGGGTTAAAGCCGCGCTTGCGACCGATCCCCAGTACAAATATGACGGGGTGATTGTCTCCACCTTCCACAGCCACGTCCAACTCAGCGGCTTTGTCGATTCGGAGGCTCAGAAGGACCAGGCCGGCGAAATCACGGAGAAGGTGGCCGGCGTCAAAAAGGTTGATAACAAGATCTCGCTCAAGAAGCCGACTCAGTAG
- a CDS encoding DUF892 family protein, which produces MERLTKLFLEQLSDIYDAEQRFTRVLPKLMRHITEEALRDLLHHHIIETEFHVQRLNTIFELCQKPASGRKCHAVVGLIEDAHDLVADHKAYSSINAAIACSVQKIEHYEMATYSCLSEWARQLGLEEASALLLKTLAEERACEKSIGDYIAIEYPGAARSCGQNGDQMICGG; this is translated from the coding sequence ATGGAAAGGCTCACTAAGCTGTTTCTGGAGCAACTGTCGGATATTTACGACGCGGAACAAAGGTTCACGCGCGTGCTTCCCAAGTTGATGCGGCACATTACCGAGGAGGCGCTGCGGGATTTGCTGCATCATCACATCATTGAGACTGAGTTCCATGTTCAGCGTTTGAATACCATTTTCGAGCTGTGTCAAAAACCCGCGTCGGGAAGAAAGTGTCATGCCGTGGTCGGGCTTATCGAGGATGCTCATGACCTCGTCGCTGACCACAAAGCCTACTCCAGCATTAATGCTGCGATTGCCTGTTCGGTGCAAAAAATAGAGCACTATGAAATGGCGACTTACAGCTGCTTGTCCGAGTGGGCACGGCAGCTGGGGTTGGAGGAGGCGTCTGCGCTGCTCCTCAAGACGCTGGCAGAAGAGCGGGCCTGCGAGAAGAGCATCGGAGACTATATCGCCATTGAATACCCCGGAGCCGCCCGAAGCTGTGGACAGAATGGCGATCAGATGATCTGCGGCGGTTAG
- a CDS encoding putative zinc-binding peptidase — MKTFACGSCGGVIFFENDRCVRCGHTLGFLPAQMELATFTPFPDGSWSPAGGAAQGRKFQLCSNGRIHSVCNWYLEADDPGELCYCCRLNLIIPDLSVAGNLEHWHQLEIAKRRLVYSLLNLSLPTSGFAASRHQWPALRFQFMAQLPGGPPVPTAHQQGVITVDLAEADPVERERRRKHLHEPQRTLLGHFRHESGHYYWGALIAGSDWAGRFRALFGDETAAYDSALGAYYANGPSPGWEARFISAYASSHPWEDWAETWAHYLHMIDLIETGQNYRIHPEVPEPINVRSPTLVPADPGQSFDEMLDRWFPLVAATNSLNRSMGLPDLYPYVMASTVIEKIRFVHELVKARSSESRSQAAPQTEETTTSPSANEGTELQSATTSPEKPHSAPKSESAQRCVDSLMP; from the coding sequence ATGAAAACCTTTGCCTGTGGCTCTTGTGGCGGGGTCATTTTTTTCGAGAATGACCGCTGTGTGCGCTGTGGTCACACTCTGGGTTTTCTACCCGCCCAGATGGAGCTCGCGACCTTCACGCCCTTCCCGGATGGATCATGGTCTCCCGCGGGAGGTGCGGCGCAGGGGAGAAAGTTCCAGCTGTGTTCGAACGGTCGGATTCACTCGGTGTGCAATTGGTATTTGGAAGCCGATGATCCGGGAGAGCTATGCTACTGCTGTCGTTTGAACCTCATTATTCCCGACCTCAGCGTTGCCGGAAACCTGGAGCACTGGCACCAGCTTGAAATCGCGAAACGTCGCCTGGTTTATTCATTGCTCAACCTCTCCCTGCCGACGTCCGGTTTTGCAGCGTCCCGCCACCAGTGGCCCGCGCTGCGTTTCCAGTTCATGGCCCAACTGCCGGGTGGCCCGCCGGTACCCACCGCTCATCAACAAGGCGTGATCACCGTGGACCTTGCCGAGGCCGACCCTGTGGAGAGGGAGCGTCGTCGGAAACATCTCCACGAACCCCAGCGCACGCTGCTCGGCCATTTTCGTCATGAGTCCGGCCATTACTATTGGGGGGCTCTGATTGCGGGATCGGATTGGGCAGGGCGGTTTCGAGCTCTTTTTGGCGACGAAACCGCCGCCTACGATTCCGCGTTGGGCGCTTACTATGCCAACGGACCGTCGCCTGGTTGGGAGGCGCGCTTCATCAGTGCTTATGCGAGTTCTCACCCTTGGGAGGATTGGGCCGAAACTTGGGCTCATTATCTGCATATGATCGATCTGATCGAAACGGGGCAAAACTATCGCATCCATCCGGAGGTGCCCGAGCCAATCAACGTCCGCTCGCCGACGCTCGTTCCGGCAGATCCCGGCCAATCATTTGATGAAATGTTGGACCGGTGGTTCCCGCTGGTCGCAGCGACGAACTCCCTGAATCGGTCCATGGGCTTGCCCGATCTCTATCCCTACGTCATGGCCAGCACCGTCATCGAAAAAATTCGCTTTGTGCACGAATTGGTTAAGGCGCGAAGTTCCGAAAGTCGTTCGCAAGCGGCGCCCCAGACTGAGGAGACCACTACGTCTCCTTCGGCGAATGAGGGGACGGAGTTGCAGTCTGCAACGACATCGCCAGAAAAACCGCATTCCGCACCGAAGTCTGAATCAGCGCAGCGGTGCGTCGATTCCTTAATGCCTTGA
- a CDS encoding PRC-barrel domain-containing protein, whose translation MKPIYQHALIAMTCAIATTGTAAEPTTRPALESPHKTLRHSTASGETLAAPSKASELIGKAVSNAEGKSLGKVDDIAIDLESGRVSLVIVSTGGVLGVGSKDIAVPPSAFTYEPSSKNLRLNVDKDKFRDAPAFEKSRWDEQVQRDRLTQTYTYYGQEPYFQRADADLRTTPPAPAATPTQNPATRLDGTKLERPDVSVTRPADAIVESRQFDSSRTSPSQLGWLNKASAVIGMNVINQENKKCGEVDNLILDLETGRIVHVIISSGGVLGIGDTLNVVPPNVLRYNASRDAIQINLTKEQLAAAPNFKSSEWPNFGDPAYSGKVYRAYGVEPYFTTDADNTSRNVRDRQADRLSPLDQGKSEADVETTRQIRQQINDRDALSVNARNVKVITVNGRITLRGPVNSEEERAWIVELAKKHSRNGDVDDQLEIKRDVNNN comes from the coding sequence ATGAAACCAATCTACCAACACGCTTTAATCGCAATGACCTGTGCCATCGCCACCACGGGCACGGCTGCGGAGCCCACCACTCGTCCCGCCCTGGAGAGCCCCCACAAAACGTTACGCCATAGCACCGCGAGCGGCGAAACCTTGGCGGCCCCTTCCAAGGCCTCGGAGTTGATCGGAAAAGCGGTGAGCAACGCCGAAGGCAAGTCGCTGGGCAAGGTGGATGATATCGCCATCGACCTGGAATCCGGCAGGGTCAGCCTGGTCATCGTCAGCACGGGGGGCGTCCTGGGAGTCGGGTCCAAGGACATCGCTGTACCCCCTTCGGCGTTCACCTACGAACCTTCATCCAAAAACCTTCGTTTAAATGTGGACAAGGATAAGTTCAGAGACGCGCCCGCATTTGAGAAGTCTCGTTGGGATGAGCAGGTGCAGCGAGATCGCCTGACGCAGACCTACACCTACTACGGGCAGGAACCCTATTTTCAAAGGGCTGATGCAGATTTACGCACAACGCCACCGGCGCCTGCTGCAACCCCGACCCAAAACCCGGCCACTCGCCTGGACGGAACTAAGTTAGAGCGGCCCGATGTCTCAGTAACCCGCCCAGCCGACGCGATTGTCGAGAGTCGGCAGTTTGACAGCTCACGAACCTCACCTTCCCAGCTGGGCTGGTTGAACAAGGCAAGTGCCGTGATCGGAATGAACGTGATCAACCAGGAGAACAAGAAGTGCGGCGAAGTTGACAATCTGATTCTCGATCTGGAGACCGGCCGCATTGTCCATGTGATCATCTCGTCAGGGGGAGTGCTGGGGATTGGTGATACCCTGAATGTGGTGCCGCCCAACGTCCTCCGCTATAACGCGTCCCGGGATGCTATCCAGATTAACTTGACCAAGGAACAGCTGGCAGCCGCGCCGAACTTCAAGTCCTCCGAATGGCCGAATTTTGGCGATCCGGCCTACTCGGGCAAGGTATACCGTGCCTATGGAGTGGAGCCTTACTTCACCACGGATGCAGACAACACCAGTCGGAATGTCCGCGATCGCCAGGCGGATCGTTTGTCGCCCTTGGACCAGGGAAAGAGCGAGGCGGATGTGGAAACAACCCGCCAGATTCGTCAGCAGATCAACGACCGCGACGCACTCTCGGTCAACGCTCGCAATGTCAAGGTCATCACTGTGAATGGCCGCATCACCCTCCGCGGGCCCGTCAATTCGGAAGAGGAGCGAGCCTGGATCGTCGAGTTGGCCAAGAAGCACTCCCGCAATGGAGACGTCGATGATCAGCTGGAAATCAAGCGCGACGTAAACAACAATTGA
- a CDS encoding PAS domain S-box protein: MSRLPETTGAKAAGSWWGRLVSTPPPAATVRLVVAGLGGYALAGALVTLAGWATGIQRLADWEASGITMKANAAIASACAGACLLLLVLRPGFRLAIRSLSFVVMALGGLTLLEHLIGWDLGIDTLLFHEDPGARATASPGRMGLPASTSFLLLGTATLWLTFESWARNWPVYLGTTAAAIASLSLTGHFYGADLMFSIPRLTGIAIQTASFILALGLGVVGCVPERDPVRMAFDRGSGGLLIRRLVPFIVITPFALGWLRVSIQEAGLVDTAFGTALRTVVEVGLLIALLWSAARSVRRHERALSENRELLQTTLQSIGDGVITTNVHGCVTYLNPVAEDLTGWRQAEAVGRPLREVFQVVNETTHQPASDPTRRELARSTPVSLEERCLLVSRTGTQIPVDDTSAPLRNADGEAVGGVVVFRDVTPQRNAERHLRTHAAELERRVKERTAALENSNEQLEAFVYSIAHDLRAPLRTMASFSQLLMEDHAARLDDTGQDYLRRIKEGSEFMDRLLLDLLAYGQISQAEMKLEKVEVRKALDSACHQLAAQISETGARIQVNGTLPVALAHESALSQCLANLLSNAIKFVAPGVRPTIVISVDTVPASPPAGTDAPASPERIRLWVCDNGIGIALEHQERIFRVFERLYGGRYPGTGIGLSIVRKGVERMGGQVGLQSAAGAGCRFWIDLLKAQ; this comes from the coding sequence ATGAGCCGCCTGCCCGAAACAACCGGCGCGAAGGCGGCTGGAAGCTGGTGGGGTCGTCTCGTCTCTACCCCCCCGCCAGCAGCGACGGTCCGTCTCGTGGTGGCTGGGTTGGGTGGATATGCCCTGGCAGGGGCGCTGGTCACGTTGGCGGGATGGGCCACCGGGATCCAAAGGCTCGCGGATTGGGAGGCCAGCGGGATCACCATGAAAGCGAATGCCGCGATTGCCTCCGCGTGCGCGGGTGCCTGCCTGCTGCTTCTTGTCCTCCGACCTGGCTTCCGGCTGGCCATTCGCAGCCTGTCGTTCGTCGTCATGGCGCTCGGAGGCTTGACACTGCTGGAACACCTCATCGGCTGGGATCTGGGCATCGACACCCTCCTTTTTCACGAGGACCCGGGAGCCCGAGCCACGGCATCGCCAGGCCGAATGGGGCTTCCCGCCTCCACCTCCTTTCTTCTGTTGGGCACCGCAACGCTTTGGCTGACCTTCGAGTCATGGGCTCGGAATTGGCCCGTGTATTTAGGCACCACGGCGGCTGCCATCGCGTCCTTGTCCTTAACGGGCCACTTTTACGGAGCGGATTTGATGTTCTCCATTCCGCGGCTTACTGGGATCGCGATCCAGACCGCCTCCTTTATTCTGGCTCTCGGATTAGGTGTAGTTGGCTGCGTTCCCGAGCGCGATCCTGTTCGGATGGCCTTCGATCGGGGATCGGGGGGATTGCTGATCCGACGTCTTGTTCCGTTCATCGTGATCACGCCGTTCGCTCTGGGCTGGCTGCGGGTGTCGATCCAGGAAGCCGGGCTGGTCGACACTGCCTTCGGAACGGCTCTCAGAACGGTTGTGGAAGTGGGGCTGCTGATCGCGCTGCTCTGGTCCGCCGCCCGCTCCGTTCGTCGCCACGAACGGGCGCTGTCCGAAAACCGGGAGTTATTGCAGACCACGTTGCAAAGCATTGGAGACGGAGTGATCACTACCAATGTGCACGGCTGCGTAACGTATCTCAACCCCGTCGCAGAAGATCTTACGGGTTGGCGCCAAGCGGAGGCCGTCGGCCGGCCTCTGCGAGAAGTGTTTCAAGTTGTCAACGAGACCACGCACCAGCCGGCGTCAGATCCCACGCGGAGGGAGCTCGCCCGGAGCACTCCGGTAAGCTTGGAGGAGCGCTGTCTGTTGGTATCTCGAACGGGCACCCAGATTCCGGTCGACGATACGTCCGCTCCACTGCGCAACGCGGACGGGGAGGCGGTGGGTGGCGTGGTGGTGTTCCGGGACGTCACCCCACAAAGAAATGCCGAGCGCCACCTGCGCACCCATGCTGCCGAGTTGGAGCGTCGGGTGAAGGAGCGAACGGCGGCCCTCGAAAACAGCAACGAGCAACTGGAAGCATTCGTCTACTCGATTGCTCACGATCTTCGAGCCCCCCTGCGTACCATGGCCAGCTTCTCCCAGCTATTGATGGAAGATCACGCCGCTCGTTTAGACGACACCGGACAAGATTATCTGCGTCGCATCAAGGAGGGTTCCGAATTCATGGATCGACTGCTACTGGATCTTCTGGCCTACGGCCAGATCAGTCAGGCGGAGATGAAACTTGAGAAGGTGGAAGTGAGAAAGGCCCTGGATTCAGCCTGCCATCAGCTCGCCGCACAGATATCAGAGACGGGGGCACGCATCCAGGTGAACGGAACATTGCCCGTCGCTCTCGCTCACGAATCAGCCTTAAGCCAGTGCCTGGCAAATTTGCTCAGCAATGCCATAAAGTTTGTGGCACCCGGAGTACGGCCAACTATCGTCATTTCGGTGGACACGGTGCCGGCCAGCCCTCCGGCTGGAACGGATGCTCCGGCCTCGCCGGAACGGATTCGCCTATGGGTTTGCGACAACGGAATCGGCATCGCTCTCGAGCACCAGGAACGAATATTCCGAGTGTTTGAACGGTTGTATGGAGGTCGTTATCCGGGAACCGGGATAGGACTGTCCATCGTGCGGAAGGGCGTCGAGCGCATGGGGGGACAGGTCGGACTGCAATCCGCAGCGGGAGCAGGCTGTCGCTTTTGGATTGACCTGCTCAAGGCTCAATGA
- a CDS encoding CsbD family protein encodes MNTLQLKGNWNVIKGKLKQQYADLTDDDLKFVEGKETELIGRLQKRTGKTREEIERAIDRECENCR; translated from the coding sequence ATGAACACACTGCAACTCAAAGGAAACTGGAATGTCATCAAAGGTAAACTGAAACAACAGTATGCCGACCTGACTGATGACGACCTCAAGTTTGTGGAAGGAAAAGAGACCGAATTGATTGGCCGTCTCCAGAAGCGAACTGGGAAGACTCGCGAAGAAATCGAACGAGCGATTGATCGGGAATGCGAGAACTGCCGCTAG
- a CDS encoding response regulator — translation MNSELQILLAEDQENDVTLLRQAFIRAAVKCTMQSVPDGAEALAYLGGSGSYSDRSTFPFPQLVLLDVNLPRLDGFEVLQRLRSNESLRPLIVHLFTSSTRSSDIERAYRLGANSYVVKPGSMDGLVAFARALQDWHRFVREARRVPGDQGSLNR, via the coding sequence ATGAATTCCGAACTCCAGATACTCTTAGCCGAGGATCAGGAAAACGACGTGACATTGCTGAGGCAGGCCTTCATAAGGGCGGCCGTCAAATGCACCATGCAGTCGGTGCCGGACGGCGCCGAGGCATTGGCTTATCTCGGCGGCAGTGGGTCATATAGCGATCGGTCCACATTTCCCTTTCCTCAGCTCGTGTTATTGGATGTGAACCTGCCACGCCTCGACGGATTCGAGGTGCTGCAGAGACTCCGCAGCAACGAATCACTCCGACCGCTTATCGTTCATTTGTTCACCTCGTCCACCCGCAGCTCCGACATTGAGCGTGCCTATAGGTTGGGAGCCAATAGCTACGTGGTGAAGCCGGGTAGTATGGACGGTTTGGTGGCGTTCGCACGTGCCTTGCAGGATTGGCATCGATTCGTGCGCGAGGCGCGACGGGTGCCAGGGGATCAAGGTTCCTTGAACCGATAG
- a CDS encoding DUF2934 domain-containing protein, with protein MNTNNCYPADYYQNGLVSPEDVRALAQRLSLERGDVPGEGSQHWLEAEAWFRFRNSEGGDPVWS; from the coding sequence ATGAACACGAACAACTGTTATCCTGCCGACTATTACCAAAACGGTTTAGTGAGCCCCGAAGATGTGAGAGCACTGGCCCAGCGGCTCTCGCTGGAACGTGGGGATGTGCCCGGCGAAGGCTCCCAACATTGGCTAGAAGCGGAAGCCTGGTTTCGATTTAGGAACAGCGAGGGAGGCGATCCAGTGTGGAGTTGA
- a CDS encoding response regulator yields MELSPDLLTLETHRQDVTSGRTPRILILEDDPALRRILWRTFAGWGWSAVTAATLDEAKLYASEKSSYNLIISDYHLPDGTGLEFMDWIVERGNPPPFILMSADARIPFRIQAKRLQKPFSIDELRSLVESTLLLKANQSRLD; encoded by the coding sequence ATGGAACTCTCGCCCGATCTACTCACCTTGGAGACGCACCGGCAGGACGTGACATCCGGCAGGACGCCTCGCATCCTGATTCTGGAGGATGATCCGGCTCTCCGCCGCATTCTTTGGAGAACGTTCGCCGGGTGGGGATGGTCGGCGGTCACGGCTGCCACGCTCGATGAGGCAAAACTCTACGCCTCCGAAAAATCAAGCTACAACCTGATTATTTCGGACTACCACCTTCCCGACGGCACCGGACTAGAGTTTATGGACTGGATCGTGGAGCGAGGTAACCCGCCCCCGTTCATTCTCATGTCAGCCGATGCGCGGATTCCCTTCCGGATACAAGCCAAACGGCTGCAGAAACCATTTTCGATTGATGAGCTCAGGTCCTTGGTCGAATCCACCTTATTGTTGAAAGCCAATCAGTCGCGGTTGGACTGA
- a CDS encoding DUF3341 domain-containing protein, which translates to MSNKSVFCIVNSGVQASQIVERLKRDGFTSTDISVLFPDKTGTRDFALEKGTKAPEGAVTGVSTGAVLGGALGWLAGIGALAIPGVGPFVAAGPIAAALSGAAVGGAVGGIAGSLIGMGIPEFEAKRYEGKVKEGGVLLSVHTDSSEQVKRAKKIFEEAGAEDISTAGEAGVEAERRPVVR; encoded by the coding sequence ATGAGCAACAAATCCGTGTTTTGCATCGTGAATTCGGGTGTGCAAGCCTCTCAGATTGTGGAACGCCTCAAACGGGATGGCTTCACCAGCACCGACATCTCCGTACTATTTCCCGACAAGACAGGCACACGCGACTTCGCGTTAGAAAAAGGAACCAAAGCACCCGAGGGCGCGGTCACCGGGGTCAGCACGGGCGCCGTTCTTGGTGGTGCCTTGGGATGGCTGGCGGGCATCGGAGCCTTGGCCATTCCCGGCGTAGGTCCGTTTGTCGCAGCTGGTCCCATCGCAGCTGCCCTGAGCGGTGCCGCCGTTGGCGGCGCTGTCGGCGGAATCGCGGGATCGCTCATCGGCATGGGCATTCCTGAATTTGAAGCCAAGCGCTACGAAGGAAAAGTGAAGGAGGGCGGCGTGCTTCTGTCAGTCCATACTGATTCTTCCGAACAAGTGAAGCGTGCCAAGAAAATCTTCGAAGAAGCCGGTGCGGAAGATATTTCGACCGCCGGGGAAGCCGGCGTAGAGGCCGAGCGCAGGCCAGTCGTGAGATGA
- a CDS encoding response regulator → MSTTAELTGRPSVNLLLVDDQVRNLEVLEAILESPDYRLVRAPSGNAALLALMNEEFAAIVLDIQMPDMSGLELARLIKQRKRNQYIPILFLTAHFLEDTDVLEGYGVGAVDYLTKPINPQILRSKVAAFVELFRTTRALEQANLALEQEIGQRKAAQAALTRVNDELELRVRQRTEELSRSEEQFRRAIEDAPIPVIMHAEDGQVLQISKTWAKLTGYTMAEVPTMDAWLTRAYGYGANEIRSAVRSLFERDTGMGEVEFEILTRSGQQRVWAFSASSPGVLGDGRRFVVGTALDITERKAAADLLRHSEARYRHLIHALPTAIYTCDADGVITLYNQAAIDLWGRAPEIGQESWCGAVRSYLPNGSYLAPDAGPMALTLRSGCTHHRQEMVIERPDGSQRFVIFDAHPLRDQEGELMGAVSIVLDVTESKRTEAALREAKEEAEAASKAKDDFLAALSHELRTPLNPALLLASEREGDPMLEAAVREDFGAIRQDIELEARLIDDLLDLTRISSGKLHLEPRRIDLHALIHWSWDRLRAEADEKQIQVHFDCGTATPWLKADPVRLQQVFSNLMKNALRFTPAGGRIEIRSYAVAPEAWRVEIADTGVGIASEDLERIFSPFTQGEHGPRFGGLGLGLAICRRLVELHRGRIFAESEGPGRGARFIIELPSSVGPDGGDEKSTSPFRVAMRPAAGPQVSFRILLVEDHGQTRRTLARLLTQRGHTVTTAESVREALEQAQSFSFDLLLSDLGLPDGNGHDLIGELRQLRPDCWGIALSGYGMESDAQRSLDAGFHAHLTKPIDIQALEQTLSVIRSMPPAPRRAEPNTP, encoded by the coding sequence ATGAGCACAACGGCCGAGCTAACGGGACGACCAAGCGTCAACCTCCTCCTGGTGGACGACCAAGTTCGAAATTTGGAGGTCCTCGAGGCCATCCTCGAGTCGCCCGATTACCGTCTGGTGCGGGCTCCCTCCGGAAACGCAGCGTTGCTCGCCCTCATGAATGAGGAATTTGCCGCCATCGTACTCGACATCCAAATGCCCGATATGAGTGGTTTGGAGCTTGCGAGACTGATCAAGCAGCGCAAACGCAACCAGTATATCCCCATCCTCTTCCTGACCGCGCATTTTTTGGAGGACACCGATGTGCTGGAAGGTTACGGGGTGGGGGCGGTGGACTACCTGACCAAGCCGATCAACCCTCAGATCCTGCGGTCCAAGGTGGCCGCGTTCGTTGAACTCTTTAGGACCACCCGAGCACTCGAGCAGGCCAACCTGGCCCTCGAACAGGAGATCGGACAGCGCAAGGCGGCGCAAGCGGCCCTGACTCGGGTGAACGATGAGTTGGAACTTCGAGTGCGGCAGCGAACGGAAGAGTTGAGCCGCAGTGAGGAACAATTTCGGAGAGCGATCGAGGACGCTCCCATCCCGGTGATCATGCACGCGGAGGATGGCCAGGTGCTGCAGATCAGCAAAACTTGGGCGAAGTTGACGGGGTACACCATGGCGGAGGTGCCCACCATGGATGCCTGGTTGACGCGCGCCTATGGATATGGGGCCAACGAGATCCGCAGCGCCGTTCGCAGTCTCTTTGAAAGGGACACGGGCATGGGCGAGGTCGAGTTCGAAATCCTCACCCGGAGCGGCCAGCAGCGGGTTTGGGCGTTCAGCGCCTCCTCCCCGGGGGTTTTGGGCGACGGGCGCCGATTCGTCGTCGGAACCGCGCTGGATATCACGGAACGAAAAGCGGCGGCGGACCTCCTGCGTCATAGCGAAGCGCGCTACCGGCACCTGATTCACGCTCTCCCCACCGCCATTTACACCTGCGATGCGGATGGAGTGATCACATTGTACAATCAGGCTGCCATAGATCTATGGGGACGTGCCCCCGAAATCGGCCAGGAGTCGTGGTGCGGTGCCGTTCGTTCCTATCTTCCGAACGGGAGCTACCTGGCACCCGACGCCGGCCCCATGGCACTGACCCTCCGAAGCGGATGCACCCACCATCGTCAGGAAATGGTGATCGAAAGGCCGGATGGATCGCAGCGGTTCGTGATCTTCGATGCTCATCCCCTGCGGGACCAGGAAGGAGAGCTGATGGGTGCGGTGAGCATTGTGTTGGATGTCACCGAATCCAAACGAACGGAAGCCGCGCTCCGAGAGGCCAAAGAGGAGGCTGAAGCAGCCTCCAAGGCCAAGGACGACTTTCTCGCGGCGCTTTCTCACGAACTGAGAACGCCCCTCAATCCAGCGCTCCTACTGGCGAGCGAACGGGAGGGCGACCCAATGCTGGAGGCGGCGGTGCGTGAGGATTTTGGCGCCATCCGCCAAGACATTGAACTGGAGGCGCGCCTCATTGACGATCTGCTGGATCTGACCCGGATCTCCAGCGGCAAGCTTCACCTGGAGCCCCGTCGCATTGACCTTCATGCGCTGATCCACTGGAGTTGGGATCGTCTCAGAGCGGAAGCCGACGAAAAGCAAATCCAGGTCCACTTCGACTGCGGGACGGCCACCCCCTGGCTCAAGGCTGATCCCGTGCGCCTGCAGCAGGTGTTCAGCAATCTGATGAAGAATGCGTTACGCTTCACGCCAGCCGGGGGCCGGATAGAGATTCGTTCCTATGCGGTGGCACCGGAGGCCTGGAGAGTGGAGATCGCGGACACGGGAGTGGGCATCGCCAGCGAAGACTTGGAACGGATTTTTTCTCCCTTCACTCAAGGGGAGCACGGCCCTCGATTTGGCGGGCTGGGCCTGGGACTCGCCATCTGCCGGAGGCTGGTGGAGCTTCACCGCGGACGCATTTTCGCGGAAAGCGAGGGACCGGGCCGCGGCGCGCGGTTCATCATCGAACTGCCGTCCAGCGTTGGCCCAGACGGAGGAGACGAAAAATCCACCAGCCCCTTCCGGGTCGCCATGCGTCCAGCCGCGGGACCGCAGGTTTCGTTCCGCATTTTGTTGGTGGAGGACCACGGCCAGACGCGCCGTACTCTCGCGCGGCTTCTCACTCAACGAGGCCACACGGTCACCACGGCGGAGAGCGTACGGGAGGCCCTGGAACAAGCGCAATCCTTCAGCTTTGACCTGTTGCTCTCCGACCTGGGACTGCCGGATGGCAACGGCCACGACCTTATCGGGGAGCTTCGGCAACTGCGACCAGACTGCTGGGGCATCGCCCTCAGCGGCTACGGGATGGAAAGTGATGCTCAACGCAGCTTGGACGCTGGGTTCCACGCCCACTTGACCAAGCCGATCGATATTCAAGCCCTGGAACAAACGCTCAGCGTCATCCGATCGATGCCGCCCGCTCCGCGGCGAGCTGAACCGAACACTCCTTAG
- a CDS encoding glycogen-binding domain-containing protein, with amino-acid sequence MNKPTTTDVPRWVARPRWIQPTEEDPSRDGVEVSHRDDVFVFFVASFPEAERVRLIGTFTGWENHSLVMDRAPNGTWFTTVPLAPGRYEYAYLVDDQWRLDPASPQVSHRFGPRVNECVA; translated from the coding sequence ATGAACAAACCTACGACTACCGACGTTCCACGCTGGGTAGCCCGGCCGCGGTGGATTCAGCCCACTGAGGAAGATCCAAGCCGGGACGGAGTGGAAGTATCCCATCGCGACGATGTGTTTGTTTTCTTCGTAGCTTCCTTTCCAGAAGCGGAACGGGTGCGCTTAATTGGAACTTTCACGGGCTGGGAAAATCATTCCCTCGTGATGGATCGCGCACCCAACGGTACTTGGTTCACCACTGTCCCCCTGGCTCCCGGTCGCTACGAGTACGCCTACCTGGTCGATGACCAGTGGCGGCTCGATCCAGCCTCGCCTCAGGTCTCGCACCGTTTTGGGCCCCGCGTCAATGAGTGCGTCGCATGA